From Pseudodesulfovibrio nedwellii:
CGCAACAGTGTGGATTTTCCGCAACCGGACGGGCCGACAAACACGACGAACTCACCGTCTTTGACGTCCATATTTACGTCATGGAGGACTTCGGTTTTGCCGAAGGCTTTATCGATATTTTTCAGTTTGATATCAGACATGTCTTTCCTCTATTTGACAGCACCGGCGGTAATGCCGCGGATCAGGTGTCTGGACAACAGAATGTAAATGATCAGGATCGGGACGATAGCCAGCGTCAATGATGCTAAAACAGCATTCCAGTCGGTGACATATTGGCCGATGAACTGCTGGACGCCTAAGGTGATGGTCTGTGTCTGTTCGCTTGGAGCCAGAATCAGCGGGAACCAGAGATCATTCCAAACCGGGACCAGCGTGAAAACGCCGACAGTGGCGATGGCCGGGCGGGTTAACGGCAGAATGACCTTGAAGAAAATAGTGTATTCACTCACACCGTCACAGCGTGCGGCCTCTTTCAGGTCCTTTGGTATTTGCTGCATGAATTCCGATAGAATGAATATGGCCAGTGGAATACTCTGGGCTACGTAGACCAGCACCAGTGCGGTCAATGTGTTCGTGAGGTTCATGTCCACGATGAGTTGAAGCAGGCTGACCGAGCCGAGGCGGATGGGAATCATGATTCCGATTGCCAGATAGAGGCCGAGCCATTTGTTGCCCTTGAATTCGTATTCGGACAAGGCCCATGCTGCCATGGCTCCAAGGATAAGGACCAACGTCAGTGTTGCCACCGTGATGATGATGGAGTTCATGAAATAGATTTCGAAATCCGAACGGACCAACACCTTGATGAATCCCTTGAGGCTGAATGTATCGATTCCTGGCAGACTCATGGGGCTGTTGAAGATGGCTCTACGTGATTTGAACGAGTTGATGATCGTCAGAAAAATGGGCCACAGGGCGATGAGCGTGTATGTGAGCAGAATTATATGAATGCCCAGCGTGCTGACGGTTTTCTTGGTTTTGTGCATGACAGTTTCCTACAGTGCGTACCGGCGCAGTTTGCGTTGCAGGATGAAGAGATACAGCAGGACGCCGAGCAGGATGACCATGAACATCATGGTCGCGATGGTGGCACCCATTGTCGGGTTGCCCAATTGGAGTTGGAATCCGAAGAAGGTACGGTAAAAAAGAGTGCCCATGATGTCACTGGAGAAGTTTGGTCCGGCCAAAGCCCCTTTGACCGCGTAAATAAGGTCGAAGGCGTTGAAGTTCGCCACAAAGGTCAGAATGGAGACCATGGCAATGGTGGGCAGGATGAGTGGCAGTTTGATGTGCCAGAAAATTTCCCAGTGTGTGGCGCCGTCAATGATGGCTCCTTCCACCAGATCATGCGGGATGTTTAGCATGGCCGCGTAGATCAGCATCATGGGAATGCCTACGAACTGCCAGACCGAGATGAGTGACAGGGTGACAAGAGTCGTGCCCTCTTGTCCCAGCCATGGCTGGAACCAGTCTGTTAGGCCGATGAAGCTAAGAAGGGTTTCACTGACGCCCCAGAGTGGACTGAGGATGAGTTGCCAGATGAAGCCGATGATAACCACTGACAACATGGTGGGTATGAAAATCAGTGTGCGGTACGTGGTGCGTCCCGTGAGTTTCGGCAGGCTGAGCAGGGCTGCCAGCATTATACCGATTGGATTTTGTACAAACATGTGGACGCAGAAAAATTTAAAGTTGTTCAGAAGTGCGTTCCAGAACGGTTTGGACCATTGGGGGTCGGTGATCAGTGCGATGTAGTTGGCCAACCCTGAGAAAGATAAAGCGTCATTGCCGTCAGTTGCATAGAGGCTTAATCGGATGGAATCGAGCAAAGGGTAGATCATGAACAATGTGTAGATGATCGTTGCCGGAGCTAGGAATAGCACGATGTGGTGTGGGAAACGGGCGAACCTACCGCCTGATGCGCTCATTCTGATACCTTCGGAAAAACGTGAAAAGGGACCCCCGTATGGGAGTCCCTTTGTTGTTGGATTGCTATTGTTGGGGCTTGTACCATTTTTCGAGACCGGCCTGCGTTTCCTTGGCAGCGTCCTCGGGAGTCATGGTGCCGTTGATGACCTGAGAGCTGACATTCCACAGCTGGTTCTCAAGGTTCGGGTTGCCACGTGAGAGGATCTGGTAGGAGTTACGGATGGTGGACTCATGCGTGTTGCGCCAGTTGATGAATTCCTGGGCAACCGGGTCTTTCAGAGAAACCTTGTGGTTGGACAGGGGGAAGAAACCGGGCAGGGAATTTGCGTACAGTTCAGCAAATTCGGGAGTGGATAACCATTCCAGGAACAGGCGAGCGGCTTCCTTGTTCGGAGAGGCGGCATTCAGGCCTAGTGCTATGTCGGTATGATCGGATATGTACCCTTTGGTAGCGCCTTCTGGCAGCGGCGGGGGAAATGCACCGAATTTGAAATCGGCTTGAGTGTTGAATGTGGTGATGTCCCAGGAACCGGCGGGATAGATAACGGCACGGCCAAGGGTGAACAGGTTCTGGCTGTCAGGATACTTCTGCGCCTTGAACCCTTTACCCATGTATGGTGCCCACTTAGCGAGCTGTTTCCATGTATTGACATAGGGGGCATCGGTCAGCTTGGCGGTTCCGGCGATCAGCGCTTTGCGGCCTTCTTCGCCTTTCCAGTAGTTGGGACCGATGTTTTGGAAACCCATGGTGGCAGCTTCCCACTGGTCGGCTGTGCCCAGTGACAGGGGCGTATAGTTACCGTCGGCTTTGATCTTTTCGAGAACCGTGAAGAATTCTGTTTCGGTTGTAGGAATGGACAGACCAAGTTCTTCGAAGATTTCCTTGTTGTATATGAAGCCGTGGATGACGGACGCCATTGGAACCGCAAAGGTGGAATTACCGTCATCGGTTTGCCATGCGGATTTGGCGACGTCGGAAAATTCTTTCATGCCTGCAAGATCGTTCAGATCAACAATATAGCCTTTGTTGAACATTTCGAGGGAGGCGTCGAAGGGACGGCAGGTGATCAAGTCGCCTGCTGTTCCGCCAGCCAGTTTGGCATTGAGGCCTGCATTGTACTCTGCTGGAGGCATGGGAGTGAAGATGATTTTGATATCCGGGTGTTTCTTGCTAAATGCCGGAATGATGGTGTCGGTCCAGATGTCGCTGTCGTCATTGCGCCAGCTTTCGATTTTCAACGTAGTTGCGGCAAAGGCACCGGTCGCGAGCATGCTGACGATCAGCAGCGCAGCCAGCGTGAATTCTGTAAGTCTTTTCAGCATCGGTTCCTCCCTGTTTAGGATTTTGATGAACAATATACATCTCCATTCAGACTTGAGCAATGTGAATCAGGGCTTCTCTCAGATTCTGTCCTGATTTATTCAATGCTTCCTGCGCCTGAGTCGGAGTCATTCCCTTGGCGACAAGCACGGCGGGCTTGACGGTGTAATGGGTTTGTTCGAGTGCATTTTCAGCAATTTCAAGAGATACATCGGCTATGGAGGCGACCACTCGGGCCGCTCTTTTTCGCAGTTTGGCATTATCCGGTTCAACATCAATCAACAGACCGTCATGAACATGTCCCAATCGGGTCATGACCAGTGTTGAAAACATGCCGAGAGCTGTTTTTTGTGAGGTCCCGGCCTTGAGACGGGTTGATCCGGCAATGACTTCCGGCCCTGTATCGAGCAGGATTGGGTGATCGGCAATGCTGAGCAGACGGGATTCGGGGTTGTTCGCGAATCCGATGACCAGTGCGCCGTTATGTCTGGCTTGTTCAGCGAACAGGCAGGTGTAGGGAGTGTTGCCGCTGGCAGAGACCGTGACTACGACATCTTTGTCGAAAATTTTACTTTTTTTGAAGTCATTTAGCGCAGCGTTTTCGTCGTCATCGCCCGGAGTTGTGATGGTCAGGATGTTGTCGGAATCGTCAGCACGGTAAACGGCCAGACGATTTTTCGGCCATCCGAAAGTGCATGGCAGTTCAATACCATCCAGCCCGGCCAGAACGCCGGAAGACCCTGCTCCCACATATATGAGTCGGCTTTTTTGGTTTTTCAGGCGAGCAACTGCACCAAGCGCAGCGGATTCGAGTTGTCCCATGGCGGCTCTGACCGCAGATACTCCATTGATCTGGTCTTGCCACAGGTGGGTGAGGACGTCACGGGATGGCCATGTGTCGATACCGATGGAACGGGGTGAAGTGCGCTCTGTGGTGGCGCGTGGAGAATCCTTTTTTGTTGGCATAGATAAGTGGGTAGCACAGAGACCTGTGTCGGGAAAGAAATTCGATTTACTTCGGTCACCGATTTTAAAGTATATGTTTGCCGTTGTCGCGTTAATTGAGTAGGCCCTCTAAAGGAGCGTAAACCATGCAAGATGCCAAGTTTTTGGTTGGAGTAGACGGTGGCGGCACCAGATGCCGCGCTCGTATTTCCGATATGGATGGGAATATCCTGGGTGAAGGGCGAGGCGGACCAGCCAATACTCGTTTGGGTTTGGATGTTGCGTTTGGGAGCATTATCGCTGCCACGGACATTGCCTTGGCCTCGGCAGGACTGAGTCTGGACAGGAAAAAAGACCTGCATGCCGGGCTTGGACTGGCTGGGGTTTCGCTACAGAGAGAGCGAACTTTGCTGGCCTCATACGATCATCCCTTTAAATCCATGACGATTGAATCCGATGCGTATATCGCGTGTCTTGGCGCACATAACGGTCAGGATGGCGGGATATTGATTCTCGGCACGGGTAGTTGCGGCTGTGCCATCCTCGGCGGAAGAGAACACACCGTCGGGGGTTGGGGGTTCGAAATTTCCGATCATGGGAGTGGTGCATTTATCGGGCATCAGGCGGTGCGTGGTTCCTTGCTCGCTTTTGAGGGGGTTATTCCCATGGGAGGGCTGGCGATTGAAGTCATGGATCGCCTTGGTAATTCTCCGGAAAGGGCCGTTCCATGGGCCGAACAAGCTACTCCCGCCAAATATGGTGCGTTTGCGCCTTTGGTTTCCCAATGGGCAGATGATGGCGATGAAATGGCCGAAGATATCATGCGTCAGGCTGGCCGGGATACAGCGTTGTTACTTCGTGCGTTGGCGGCAAAAGGGACTGACCGTGTCGTCATGATTGGTGGCGTGGCAAAGCCTATCAACAAATGGTTGCCAGAGGATGTCAGGCAGAGTCTCGTTTCTCCTCAGGGAGATTCTTTGGCTGGCGGGTTGCTTTTGGCACGAAAACACTGTGAAAAGACAGCTGTTTGAGGAATGGACGTTGTGATCGAACGGACTTCGACGTTGATGTACCGCGAAACTTGTGAAGCTCCTGCGGTGGTTGCTCTTCAGAAAGAGAAAAATGACTCTATCTGCGCTGAATTGGCATCTCGATACATGAAGACTCCTCCGCGTTTTGTGGCAACTTGTGCGCGTGGTAGTTCCGATCATGCCGCCAGTTATGCCAAATATCTCATGGAAGTTTATCTTGGTTTACCGGTCATGTCCGCCGCGCCGTCGGTGGGGTCCATTTATGGCAACCCGATGAACCTGCAAGGCTGTTTGTTTATTCTTATTTCTCAGTCCGGCAAAAGTCCCGACCTGCTTGCCAGTGCTCAGTGGGCGCGGGAGAACGGGGCATTCATTCTTGCTTTGGTCAATCAGGAAGAGTCCCCTGCTGCCGATATGGCTGATGCTGTTATCCCGTTGTTGGCTGGGCCGGAAAAGAGTGTGGCCGCTACCAAGTCATATATCGCTTCTTTGAGCACATTACTTCATTTTACTGCCGCCATGTCTGGAGATATGGCCTTGGGTAATGCTTTCAATCGGTTGCCGGACAATCTGGACAAGGCTCTTTCGCTGTCTTGGGACGAAGCCGTGGAGCCGTTGGCCGATGCTGATAATCTTTTCGTGGTTGGACGTGGTTTGAGTTATGGCGTTGCCCTAGAGGCGGCGCTTAAGCTTAAGGAGACCTCTTCACTGCACGGAGAAGGTATCAGTGGTGCTGAAATTATGCACGGCCCATTGGCCTTGATCCGTCGTCGTTCCCGGATTTTGATGTTTAGTCAGGAAGATGCGACCCGCCCGGGTTTGTTGGAGTTGGCCGAGGTCCTGCGTGGCAAGGGAGCTAAACTGTTCATGGCAGAGGAGGGCGCTCCTGCGTCCGGTCGTTTGCCCGTGGTTCCCGGCATGCATCCGGCAGCCGCACCCATTGCCATGATTCAATCTTTTTACACTATGGCCAACCAACTTTCATTGGCGCGTGGCATGAACCCGGATAATCCACCTTCTCTTAAAAAGGTGACGGAGACGCTGTAATGCGCAGATATTTTACCAACGGCAGAATCTTTACGGGCGATGCCATCTATGACGGCTTGAGCGTTGAAGTAGAGGATGGAAAGGTCGTTGCTCTAATTACTGAGGGAGGTATGGCCTGTGGCGTCGAGGTCGTTGACCTTGGTGGTAATCTACTCACTCCCGGTTTCATCGACGTACAGGTCAATGGTGGTGGCGGCGTTTTGTTCAATGATAGCCTCACCCCGGACGGTCTCAGGATTATTATCAACGCACACCGTCAATTCGGGACTACCGGATTGATGCCCACGCTTATTTCTGACGGATGGGAAACCATGCTCAACGCTGCCGATGCTGTTCGGCAAGGATTGCAGCAAGGGATATCCGGTCTGTTGGGAATCCATTTTGAAGGGCCGTATATCAACCCCGAGCGCAAGGGAATTCATCAGGAGAATTTTGTTCGTGATGTGGACACAGGCGCATTGGAATTATTGTCTGCCGATGATCTGGGTGTCGTCATGACTACGGTGGCCCCGGAGCGTGTGCCTAATGAGTATATTCGCTCTTTGGCTGATGTCGGGGTCAAGGTGTGCATCGGACATACCGCGGCAACCTATGATCAGGCTCGTGCAGGGCTGAGCGTCGGTGCGACCGGAGTTACCCATCTGTTCAATGCAATGTCGCCGTTGACCAGCCGTGAACCAGGCGTAGTAGGTGCTGCGCTGGAAGATCTTGAGAGCTGGGTAGGTGTCATCGCGGACGGACATCATATCCATTTTGCATCGTTGCGGGTGGCGGTTGCCGCCAAGAAACGGGGCAAGGTTATGCTGGTGACGGACGCTATGCCGAGTGTCGGGGCTAAGGATAAAAATTTTGTTTTGCAAGGGCAGCCTATTTTGGGGGACGATGGTCGTTGTCAGTCAGCAGAGGGTACCCTTGCAGGGTCCGATCTCAATATGGCTGCCGCTGTTCGGAATGCTGTTGAGCAATTGCATCTGCCTGTGGAAGAGGCGTTACGTATGGCGTCTTTGTACCCGGCGACCTTCCTTGGTTTGGAAGATCGTATGGGACGCATCGCTCTTGGTTGTCAGGCTGATTTTGTTTTGTTGGATGACGATTTTCGTGTGCTTGATACTTGGATTGCCGGAGATAATTCTTTATAAATGGGCAAGGTTGAATAATGCAGGAACGAGTCAGAATATTGGTTGTCGGTCTGGGCAATATGGGACGTTCTCATGCCAAGGCGTATCATGCGTTAGATGGTTTCGAAATTGTGGGGTTGTGCAGTCGTCACGCCACGACCCTGAATGATCTTCCGCCTGAATTGATCGATTATCCACGGTTTGATGAGTATAACGAAGCGCTGGAATCGGTGAAGCCCGACGCGGTAAGTATCAACACCTATTCCGATACCCATGCAGAATTTGCGTGCAGTGCTTTTGAGGCAGGCGCGCATGTCTTTTTGGAAAAGCCGATGGCTCCCACGGTTGAAGATTCCCAGCGGGTTGTTGATGCAGCCAACAAGGCAAATCGCAAATTGGTTGTCGGATATATTCTACGTCATCATCCGTCATGGGAGAAATTTGTTGAGCTGGCACAAGGATTGGGCAAGCCGTTGGTTATGCGCATGAACCTGAATCAGCAGTCCAGCGGCAGCGAGTGGGGTGTGCATAAGCAACTCATGCAGTCCATGTCTCCCATTGTTGATTGCGGTGTGCACTATGTGGACATCATGTGCCTCATGAGCGGCGCAAAACCTGTGAAGGTCAATGCCATGGGAGTGCGACTGACAGATGAAATCGCGCCAGACATGTACAATTATGGTCAGTTGCAGGTCTATTTTGATGATGGTTCCGTGGGTTGGTATGAAGCCGGATGGGGCCCTATGATGAGCGAAACTGCTTTTTTCGTGAAGGATGTTGTCGGTCCGGAAGGGTGTGTCAGTATTGTTGCCGCAGAACAAGCGGGGCAGGGGCCCGGGTCGTCGACTGTAGAAGGGCATACGCAGGCGAGTCGTTTGCGGTTGCATCACTCCCAAACCACTGCAGATGGGGCTTTTGTCAAAGAGGATGAATTGATTCAAGTGGAAGACGAACCCGATCACGATGGTTTGTGTTTTCGTGAGCAGGTTTATTTTCTTAAGGCAATTCAGGAAGATATAAATTTGACAGAACACATGCGAGATGCAGTCAATAGTTTGCGTATTGTTTTGGCCGCGGATAAATCAGTTCGTGAAGGCCAGCCTGTTTCTCTTGTAGAATAGTTTAAAAATACAATTGTTTTTTGATGAATTAAAAAGGGCTCACTCAATCGAGTGCGCCCTTTTTGTGTTTGTGAAGAGTCTTGTTTGGTCATCTTCTAAGTTTAAAAAACAGGGGCTGAAGTCTTGCCATAAAAATTATAAAAATGTGGTGAAAATGTGTTCGGACGAATAAATTATATACTTTTTTGACGGGAAATAATTCTCTATCAAAAAAGTATGAAATCCTTGTGCCAGTTGGGTCAATGTGGTGAGTTGAGAACGAATTTCAAAATACCTCCTAAAAAGGTTCCTCAATGTTTTTAGTGTTTTAATCTGTTTATAATAATAATTACTAACAATTGAAAACAGCTTGACGATTGTGATGGAATTAACATACCGGCTCGGTATGGATAAAAACCTCGCGAATAGGTGGGTTATTAAATCTACCCATCCAGGAGGAGTTTTTTGACAAGTTTTAGGGCGCTGCCGGATGGCTGCGTCAGGGGGCCGGAAGAGGACCCGGAAACGGGACCTGAAGAACGGGCTGAAAGGTCGGTTCGTTGCCATCAACGCTTTTGAGGAAAGGGATCACACATGGCAAACGGTAAAAGGATGTTGCGATTTGCTGCAATCATGATCGCGCTGGTCGGCGTGCTTGGTTTCCAGATGGAAGCTATGGGCATGCTCGACACAGTGGAGAAGGCCACGGGTACGCCTGACGTGATCATGATCGACACCATCGCCAAACTAGAGTCACTTGAACAGTCTGCGGCAGTGTTTGAACATGACGCACACACAAAAGCCCTGAAAGAACAGGGCATGAGCTGCAATTCCTGTCATAAGAAGGATGCGGAAGGGAACATGACCCTGACCTTCAATCGACTGGAAGGCGAAGGACAGCCCGAATTGTCCGCGTCAGAGCTCAAAGACATTTATCATGACGGCTGTATTTCCTGTCACGTCGAAAGCGGCGACAAGGGATTCAAGACCGGCCCCATGGTGGGCGAGTGTCGTAGCTGTCACCAGGCCAAGCCTGAAATCGTCGCAGAACGCGTCGAGGCTGGCATGGACAACACGCTTCACTTCATTCACTGGGATTCCAAGATTATTCCGGCTGACGCGGGTGAGCAAACCAACTGTGGTGCTTGCCACACCGTCTACGACGAGACCGCCAAGAAAGAAGTCTACAAGAAGGGCGAGGAAGACAGCTGGCGTTATGCGACTGTGTACTCTCCTGAAGAAATGGCGAATCTTTCCACCAGGGAAGTCTTCCACAATCAATGTGTGACCTGTCATCAGACGCTCATTGAGAAGAAGGCCGAACGTAGTGGCCCCGTTGATTGCGCAAGTTGTCATGAAGCCAAGAAAGTCGATGCCCGCGAAGCAGAGAACGCCAAGACCGTGAAGGCCATGGGCGAACTGCCGCGTTTGCCGCGCAAACAGCCTGACGCCGTTCTGATGATGGCCAAGGTTGAAGGCCCGGCACCTGAAAAGGCTACCGGTATGGCTCCTGTCGCGTTCAATCACAAACTTCACGAATCCGAAGTCGACACATGTAACGTGTGTCACGTTCAGGGTGTCAATGCTCCTGTCGACACGAGTTTCAAGGCCATGCACGACGTGACCTTGGATAGCTCCTGTGTTGGGTGTCATGCCAAGGAACAGAAAAAGCCCGAATGTGCTGGTTGTCATGCAGCTCGTCCCGTTTCCAAGGCCAACTCCGAAGCCACATGCAAGAGCTGCCATAATGCAGCCCAGCCCGCGCCCGGAGCAACCAAGGAAGTCATGCAGACCGAAGCTGTGAATTTGATTGCTTCCCGTCCTGCAAGTCAGGCCATGGTCGCAATCGAGGACATTCCGGAAACTGTGACCATCGGTGTCATCTCCGACAAGTTCGAGCCGAGCAAAATGCCTCACCGCAAGATTGTGCTCTCCATGGCGAAAGGCATGAAGGATAGCCCACTGGCTAATACCTTCCACGCTACGCCTGAGGCCATGTGTGCTGGTTGTCACCACAACGCTCCGGCATCTGTCACTCCGCCCAAGTGCGCGAGCTGTCACGCCAAGCCGTTTGAGACTGATGGCAAGCCCGGTTTGAAGGCTGCGTATCATGCCCAGTGCATGAGCTGCCATACCGAAATGAAGCTCGAGAAGCCCGCTGCCACGAATTGTGTCGCGTGCCACGAGAAAAAAGCCAACTAACCGAAGGAGAACGTTAGATGTTACGTAGAACATTCCTCGGACTGTTGGGCGCCGCTGGCGCGAGTGTCGCGCTTCCCACGTCGGCAAAGGCCGGAGGTAAATCCTTTGGTCCGCATCCCGACACGCAGGCCGTGCTCTTTGATGCCACTCGTTGCATTGGTTGCCGCAAATGCGAGCTGGCCTGCAACGAGGTGAACCAACTGCCCGCACCCGACAAGAAGTTCGACGACCTGACGGTCCTCGACACCAAACGTCGGACCGATGAAAAAACTTATACTGTCGTCAACAAGTTCCAGGGAAAGACCGGACCGGTCTTTGTTAAGAAGCAGTGTAATCACTGTCTGGAACCTGCCTGTGCCTCCGCCTGTTTTGTCAAGGCGTTCAAGAAGGAACCAAACGGAGCGGTCAGTTATGACGCTTCGGTCTGTGTCGGCTGCCGCTATTGCATGGTCGCCTGTCCCTTCGAAATCCCGGCATACGAATATGATGAGCCTCTGACTCCCAGAGTCATGAAGTGCACCTTGTGCGCACCCCGTCTGGCCGAAGGCAAGTTGCCCGGTTGTGTGGAGCGTTGCCCCAAGGAGGCACTGACCTTTGGCCCTCGCGATGAGATTATCAAGATCGCCCGTGCGCGCATCGCCGCTTACCCTGATCGTTACGTGGACCATGTCTACGGCGAAAGAGAAATGGGCGGCACCAGCTGGATGTATATCTCTGGCGAGCCGTTCACCGAGATTGGCATGCGTGAAGATTTGGGTACTGCCTCCGCACCTGAGCTGACTGCTGGTGCATTGGCTGCGGTTCCCATTGTGGTTGGTCTGTGGCCTGTGCTGCTGGGCGGTATTTATGCCGTGAGCAAGCGCAAGGATAAGATTGCCAACGACGAGCGCGTCGCGGCTGTCAAGGATGCCCTGACCCGAGCCGGTGAAGAAGCCGAGAAGAAGTTGCATGAGCAGCTGTCCAAGGCTGAAGTCGCCAACCAGCGTCGCATCGAGGTCGAGGTCAAGAAAGCCGTTGAAGAGGCTCTTGCTCCTAAGGAAGAAGAAGCCGAAACCGGTGAGGAGGAATCCTAAATGTCTGTCGACACCATTGCGGCTGAAAAGAAATCCTTATTCACGCCGTTCAATATTATTGCTGGAGTCATTCTCATTGCCGGACTCATCGTCACGGTGATGCGTTTTACCGGCGGCCTCGGAGCCGTTACCAACCTTGACCAGAACAATCCGTGGGGCATCTGGATCGGTTTCGATCTGATGTGCGGCGTTGCCTTGGC
This genomic window contains:
- the hmcB gene encoding sulfate respiration complex iron-sulfur protein HmcB, translated to MLRRTFLGLLGAAGASVALPTSAKAGGKSFGPHPDTQAVLFDATRCIGCRKCELACNEVNQLPAPDKKFDDLTVLDTKRRTDEKTYTVVNKFQGKTGPVFVKKQCNHCLEPACASACFVKAFKKEPNGAVSYDASVCVGCRYCMVACPFEIPAYEYDEPLTPRVMKCTLCAPRLAEGKLPGCVERCPKEALTFGPRDEIIKIARARIAAYPDRYVDHVYGEREMGGTSWMYISGEPFTEIGMREDLGTASAPELTAGALAAVPIVVGLWPVLLGGIYAVSKRKDKIANDERVAAVKDALTRAGEEAEKKLHEQLSKAEVANQRRIEVEVKKAVEEALAPKEEEAETGEEES